The Methanosphaera stadtmanae DSM 3091 genome includes a window with the following:
- a CDS encoding malate dehydrogenase, with product MVKITIMGASGTIGKTVAFNLAEKDVIDEIIMFSRPASHERVKGEILDMYDALAAEDIDCELKASSDYADLAGSSIVLITSGVPRKEGMSRLDLAVPNSKIVQEYSKQIAIHAPDSVILIVTNPVDVMTSIALKTSGFDKKRVIGLGNHLDSLRLKTLLSKHFHINSREIHTRVIGEHGDHMVPLLSSTTIGGILLKSFVEYMDLDVPKLVETLKNSGNNIISKKGATEYGPSYAISNLILTIANDTRKILTVSTYLEGEVEGVYDVSLGVPVILCKHGIKRIVPLKMNDEERTEFFDAARTVKKTTYELEKMLNKE from the coding sequence TTGGTAAAAATAACAATAATGGGTGCTTCAGGAACAATTGGTAAAACTGTTGCTTTTAACCTTGCTGAAAAAGATGTTATAGACGAAATTATAATGTTTTCTAGACCAGCTAGTCATGAAAGAGTAAAGGGTGAAATATTAGACATGTATGATGCATTGGCTGCTGAAGACATTGATTGTGAATTAAAAGCTTCTTCAGATTATGCAGATTTAGCTGGTTCATCAATAGTATTAATTACTTCTGGAGTACCACGTAAAGAAGGTATGTCAAGATTAGATTTAGCAGTACCTAACTCAAAAATTGTTCAAGAATATTCTAAACAAATTGCAATACATGCCCCAGATTCAGTTATTCTCATTGTAACAAATCCTGTTGATGTAATGACATCAATTGCATTAAAAACTTCAGGTTTTGATAAAAAACGTGTTATTGGTCTTGGAAATCATCTAGATTCATTAAGACTTAAAACTTTGCTATCTAAACATTTCCATATAAATAGTAGAGAAATACATACAAGAGTTATTGGAGAACATGGAGATCATATGGTTCCACTTTTAAGTTCAACAACAATTGGTGGTATTTTATTAAAAAGTTTTGTAGAATACATGGATTTAGATGTACCAAAATTAGTTGAAACACTTAAAAATTCTGGAAATAATATAATTAGTAAAAAGGGTGCAACTGAATATGGACCATCATATGCAATATCTAACTTAATACTAACTATAGCAAATGATACTAGAAAAATATTAACTGTTAGTACATATCTTGAAGGTGAAGTTGAAGGAGTATATGATGTGTCATTAGGAGTTCCTGTAATTTTATGTAAACATGGAATTAAAAGAATTGTTCCTTTGAAAATGAATGATGAAGAAAGAACAGAATTTTTTGATGCCGCACGTACAGTTAAAAAGACAACATATGAACTAGAAAAGATGCTAAATAAAGAATAG
- a CDS encoding isocitrate/isopropylmalate dehydrogenase family protein, which produces MYKITVIPGDGIGQEVMQPTIDILETLNSKFEFIPKEAGKECYQKYDTNLPEETIVQCRESDSTLFGAVTSIPQQKSAIVTLRKELDLYVNQRPIHSYTNPDIDFTIIRENSEGLYSHIEESTGDEAIAIRKITYKASERIINYAFNYALKTEKSKVTASHKANVLPVTDGIFKNTFYKVASNYPTIKSNDYYIDAMAMYLITNPAQFDIIVTTNLFGDILSDEGGGLVGTLGLIPSANIGDKTGLFEPVHGSAPDIAGLNKANPIAMILSSCLMLEYLGLYDDAKRIQNAVEETISESKVKTPDMGGHNNTQDVANNILHRL; this is translated from the coding sequence TTGTATAAAATAACAGTAATACCTGGTGATGGTATAGGACAAGAAGTTATGCAACCAACAATAGATATTCTTGAAACATTAAATTCTAAATTTGAATTTATACCAAAAGAAGCAGGAAAAGAATGTTATCAAAAATATGATACAAATCTACCTGAAGAGACTATTGTTCAATGTAGAGAAAGTGATAGTACACTCTTTGGAGCAGTAACATCAATTCCACAACAAAAAAGTGCAATAGTGACATTACGTAAAGAACTTGATTTATATGTAAATCAAAGACCAATACATTCATATACAAATCCAGATATAGATTTTACAATAATACGTGAAAATTCTGAAGGACTATATTCACATATTGAAGAAAGTACTGGTGATGAAGCAATAGCCATTAGAAAAATAACATACAAAGCTTCAGAAAGAATAATAAATTATGCTTTTAACTATGCACTTAAAACAGAAAAAAGTAAAGTAACAGCATCACATAAAGCAAATGTACTACCAGTAACTGATGGAATATTTAAAAATACATTCTATAAAGTAGCAAGTAATTATCCAACAATCAAATCCAATGATTATTATATAGATGCTATGGCAATGTATCTTATAACAAATCCTGCTCAATTTGATATTATAGTAACAACAAATCTCTTTGGAGACATATTATCTGATGAAGGTGGAGGATTAGTTGGAACTCTTGGACTTATACCTTCAGCAAATATTGGGGATAAAACTGGATTATTTGAACCAGTACATGGATCAGCACCAGATATAGCAGGACTTAATAAGGCAAATCCAATAGCAATGATCTTATCAAGTTGTTTAATGCTTGAATATTTAGGATTATATGATGATGCAAAAAGAATTCAAAATGCAGTAGAAGAAACAATTTCTGAAAGTAAAGTTAAAACACCAGATATGGGTGGACATAACAATACACAAGATGTTGCAAATAATATACTCCATAGATTATAA
- a CDS encoding heavy metal translocating P-type ATPase: MNKFEKLMGFLEGLKMTIVGGIFLLISLILLITNTTLPIDPAWVTIVICGLPLLYLALSRLVYEHWVSSALLICIAMVASLMIGEIFAAGEVVFIMALGALLEDYTVRKSKQGLRDLINLKPQTGRLLIKENGDIVEKEIKVQEIKKEDKLRVLPGEVIPVDGIIISGDTSVDQSVMTGESLPLDKTVNDEVYAGTLNLYGAIDIISTKIGKDSSLEKLIRMVKEADEKQAPTQRIADKWATWLVPVALAIAIITYILTWNIERAVTILVVFCPCALILATPTAIMAAIGQATKHGVLIKSGEALEKMGNVNSIAFDKTGTLTYGNLEVSDIIPLKENISKKILLKYVTISEVKSEHPIGKAIVKYSKNESINYTQPEEFKMIPGKGVSAVYNNKKILSGTIKFMEENNITINSESIEKLDLLRNEGKASIVVSYDNELVGIIGLSDVLRETAPYVVNTLINDLDTDVELLTGDNHKAANYFASKVGITNIYSELLPENKVEIIEQLKCDKKTVCMVGDGINDAPALKTADVSVAMGGMGSDIVIDAADIALLGDDIENLTYLKKLSNATLFTIHLSITISMIINAVAIVCSVLGLLDPISGALVHNIGSCAVVMLAASLYDRDFSDYAHKSKDNITIKKPITN, from the coding sequence ATGAATAAATTCGAGAAATTAATGGGTTTTCTCGAAGGTCTTAAAATGACCATAGTAGGAGGAATATTCCTATTAATAAGTTTAATATTATTAATAACAAACACAACATTACCAATAGATCCTGCATGGGTAACTATTGTAATATGTGGACTTCCTCTTCTATACCTAGCTTTAAGTAGATTAGTCTATGAACACTGGGTATCTTCAGCATTATTAATATGTATTGCAATGGTTGCATCATTAATGATTGGTGAAATATTTGCTGCAGGTGAAGTAGTATTTATAATGGCATTAGGAGCTCTTCTTGAAGACTACACTGTAAGAAAATCAAAACAAGGATTAAGAGATTTAATAAATCTAAAACCACAAACTGGTAGATTACTAATTAAAGAAAATGGAGATATTGTAGAAAAAGAAATAAAAGTTCAGGAAATAAAAAAAGAAGATAAATTACGAGTACTTCCAGGAGAAGTAATTCCAGTAGATGGAATTATAATCAGTGGAGATACATCTGTAGATCAATCTGTTATGACTGGTGAATCACTACCACTAGATAAAACAGTTAATGATGAAGTATATGCTGGTACTTTAAACTTATATGGTGCCATAGATATAATCTCAACAAAAATAGGTAAAGATTCTTCACTAGAAAAATTAATTAGAATGGTTAAGGAAGCTGATGAAAAACAAGCACCAACACAAAGAATTGCAGATAAATGGGCAACATGGTTAGTACCTGTTGCATTAGCTATTGCTATTATTACATACATACTAACATGGAATATTGAAAGAGCAGTAACAATACTAGTAGTATTCTGTCCATGTGCACTGATACTTGCTACACCAACAGCTATTATGGCTGCAATTGGTCAAGCTACAAAACATGGTGTTCTTATAAAATCAGGTGAAGCTCTAGAGAAAATGGGTAATGTTAACTCCATAGCATTTGATAAAACAGGAACTTTAACCTATGGTAACCTAGAAGTATCTGATATAATACCATTGAAAGAAAATATTAGTAAAAAAATATTATTAAAATATGTAACAATTTCAGAGGTAAAATCAGAACATCCTATAGGTAAAGCCATAGTAAAATACAGTAAAAATGAATCTATCAATTATACTCAACCTGAAGAATTTAAAATGATTCCAGGAAAAGGAGTATCTGCAGTATATAATAATAAAAAAATACTATCTGGTACTATTAAATTCATGGAAGAAAATAATATTACAATAAATAGTGAATCTATTGAAAAATTAGACTTACTAAGAAATGAAGGAAAAGCATCTATTGTAGTATCATATGATAATGAATTAGTTGGAATAATTGGGTTATCTGATGTGTTACGTGAAACTGCTCCATATGTAGTTAATACTTTAATCAATGATTTAGATACTGATGTTGAATTATTAACTGGAGATAATCATAAAGCTGCAAATTACTTTGCAAGTAAAGTTGGTATAACAAATATCTATTCAGAACTGTTACCTGAAAACAAGGTTGAAATAATTGAACAATTAAAATGTGATAAGAAAACAGTGTGTATGGTTGGTGATGGAATTAATGATGCTCCAGCACTAAAAACAGCAGATGTTAGTGTTGCAATGGGTGGTATGGGTAGTGATATAGTTATTGATGCAGCAGATATTGCATTGCTAGGTGATGATATTGAAAATTTAACATATCTTAAAAAATTATCAAATGCAACTTTATTTACAATACATCTAAGTATAACAATATCTATGATAATAAATGCAGTTGCTATTGTATGTTCAGTATTAGGACTATTAGATCCTATAAGTGGAGCATTAGTACATAATATAGGTTCATGTGCAGTTGTAATGTTGGCAGCATCATTGTATGATAGAGATTTTTCTGATTATGCTCACAAATCTAAAGATAATATTACTATTAAAAAACCTATTACAAATTAA
- a CDS encoding O-acetylhomoserine aminocarboxypropyltransferase/cysteine synthase family protein, translated as MAYEIKNKKNIATIGLHVGQEETDSTGSRAVPIYQTTSYVFKDTDQAANRFALQEGGNIYSRLTNPTTEAFEKRIAAIEGGSAAYATASGLAGIFYAIINLTQVGDNIVSADNLYGGTFELFENTLKDLGRNVKFVDSQSPELFEKAIDDKTKAIYVESIGNPKLDVPDFEKISEIAHNHGIPLIADNTIGVGTIRPFDHGADIIASSATKYIGGHGTTLGGIVIEKGDFPWDNGNFPALVEPDATYNGLSFYETFGPAAFTTRIRAVLGRDTGAVPSPFGSFLLLQGLETLDLRVTKHGENALEVAKHLEQHPKVAWVTYSGLESSPNHELASKYAEKGFSGMVSFGLKGGYDAAIEFINNTELLSLLANIGDAKSLVIHPASTTHSQLTEEQQKATGVSPDLIRLSVGIEDVEDIINDIDNALEKVQ; from the coding sequence ATGGCATACGAAATAAAAAATAAAAAAAATATAGCAACAATTGGATTACATGTAGGACAAGAAGAAACAGATAGTACTGGTTCAAGAGCAGTACCTATCTATCAAACAACATCATATGTATTTAAAGATACAGACCAAGCAGCAAATAGATTTGCTCTACAAGAAGGAGGAAATATATATTCTAGATTAACAAATCCAACCACTGAAGCATTTGAAAAAAGAATAGCTGCAATTGAAGGTGGAAGTGCTGCATATGCAACAGCAAGTGGGTTAGCAGGAATATTCTATGCAATAATCAACCTAACACAAGTAGGAGATAATATTGTATCTGCAGATAATTTATATGGTGGAACATTTGAATTATTTGAAAACACCTTAAAAGATTTAGGAAGAAATGTAAAATTTGTAGATTCACAATCACCAGAATTATTTGAAAAAGCTATAGATGATAAAACAAAAGCAATCTATGTAGAATCCATAGGAAATCCAAAATTAGATGTACCTGACTTTGAAAAAATATCTGAAATTGCACACAACCATGGAATACCACTCATAGCAGATAACACAATAGGTGTTGGAACAATAAGACCATTTGATCATGGAGCAGATATAATTGCAAGTTCAGCAACAAAATACATTGGTGGACATGGAACAACACTTGGTGGAATAGTAATTGAAAAAGGAGATTTCCCATGGGATAATGGTAACTTCCCAGCACTTGTAGAACCAGATGCAACATACAATGGTTTATCATTCTATGAAACTTTTGGTCCAGCAGCATTCACAACAAGAATAAGAGCAGTACTTGGAAGAGATACAGGAGCTGTACCAAGTCCATTCGGTTCATTCTTACTATTACAAGGATTAGAAACACTTGATTTGAGAGTTACAAAACACGGAGAAAATGCTCTTGAAGTAGCAAAACATCTAGAACAGCATCCAAAAGTAGCATGGGTAACATATTCTGGATTAGAAAGTAGTCCAAACCATGAATTAGCTTCTAAATATGCAGAAAAAGGATTCTCTGGAATGGTATCATTTGGTCTTAAAGGAGGCTATGATGCTGCAATAGAATTTATTAACAACACTGAATTATTATCCTTACTTGCAAATATAGGGGATGCAAAATCATTAGTTATACATCCTGCTTCAACAACACACTCACAATTAACAGAAGAACAACAAAAAGCTACTGGAGTAAGTCCAGACCTTATTAGATTATCTGTAGGTATTGAAGATGTTGAAGATATAATCAATGATATAGATAATGCATTAGAAAAAGTTCAATAA
- a CDS encoding homoserine O-acetyltransferase MetX: MTYKKSLGNVSTKYYKMKEDLQLDTGNILETPTIAYETYGKLNNEKSNVILVCHALTGDAHAAGWHDGDKKPGWWNIIIGPGKPLDTNRYFIICSNVLGSCKGTTGPCDINPKTNKPYGLDFPIITINDMVKAQKKLLDYLDINHLYAVVGGSMGGMQVLQWTITYPDMVRNAIMIASGAYSTPQQIAFNAVQRRSIIEDPNWKGGKYYEEGVSPEQGLSVARMIAHITYLSNESMYEKFGRKLQDKNKFSYDFSTEFQVESYLEHQGSTFTKKFDANSYLYLTKALDYFEVRKNTSLEEALKPVKSRILIMSITSDWLYTHEHMEEIVMALRANNVEVSYSRLNSEYGHDAFLIENGQMNYIISNFLSKARVKDVMSHTTLTLDYTADIKEAAELMMNCNKTHIPIVDDGKEIVGIITAWDLSKAIATDANSIDDIMTKNVLTCTEYDSLHKVIRKMKEHNISGLPVIDKNHKVIGSITTAHISNLYEK, from the coding sequence ATGACATATAAAAAATCACTAGGAAATGTATCAACAAAGTACTATAAAATGAAAGAAGATTTACAGTTAGATACTGGAAATATTCTAGAAACACCAACAATAGCTTATGAAACATATGGTAAATTAAATAATGAAAAAAGTAATGTAATACTAGTATGTCATGCTTTAACTGGCGATGCACATGCTGCAGGTTGGCATGACGGTGATAAAAAGCCTGGTTGGTGGAATATTATCATTGGTCCTGGAAAACCCTTAGATACAAATAGATATTTTATAATATGTTCTAATGTTCTTGGAAGTTGTAAAGGAACAACAGGTCCATGTGATATTAATCCCAAAACAAACAAACCATATGGTCTTGACTTTCCAATTATTACTATAAATGATATGGTAAAAGCACAGAAAAAATTACTAGACTACCTTGATATAAATCATTTATATGCAGTTGTTGGAGGATCAATGGGTGGAATGCAAGTTCTTCAATGGACTATTACATATCCAGACATGGTTCGTAATGCAATAATGATAGCTTCAGGTGCATATTCTACACCACAACAAATTGCATTTAATGCTGTACAACGTCGTTCCATAATAGAAGATCCTAATTGGAAAGGAGGAAAATATTATGAAGAAGGTGTTAGTCCAGAACAAGGTTTATCTGTAGCACGAATGATTGCACATATAACATATCTAAGTAATGAATCAATGTATGAAAAATTTGGTAGAAAATTACAAGATAAAAATAAATTTAGTTATGATTTTAGTACAGAATTCCAAGTAGAAAGCTACCTAGAACATCAAGGATCTACATTCACAAAGAAATTTGATGCAAACAGTTACCTCTATCTTACAAAAGCTCTTGACTACTTTGAAGTTAGAAAAAATACTTCTCTAGAGGAAGCATTGAAACCTGTTAAATCAAGAATACTTATAATGTCAATTACATCTGACTGGTTATATACACATGAACATATGGAAGAAATTGTAATGGCTCTACGTGCTAACAATGTAGAAGTTTCATATTCAAGACTTAATTCTGAATATGGTCATGATGCATTTTTAATTGAAAATGGTCAAATGAATTATATTATCAGTAACTTCTTATCAAAAGCAAGAGTTAAAGATGTCATGTCCCATACTACTTTAACACTAGATTATACAGCAGATATTAAGGAAGCTGCTGAATTAATGATGAATTGTAACAAAACACATATTCCAATTGTAGATGATGGTAAAGAAATTGTTGGAATTATAACTGCATGGGATTTATCAAAGGCAATAGCAACTGATGCTAATTCTATTGATGATATAATGACAAAAAATGTCTTAACATGCACAGAATATGATTCATTACATAAGGTTATTAGAAAAATGAAAGAACATAATATCTCAGGTTTACCAGTAATTGATAAAAATCACAAAGTAATTGGTAGTATAACCACCGCACATATTTCTAATTTATATGAAAAATAG
- the fbp gene encoding fructose-1,6-bisphosphate aldolase/phosphatase gives MKTTVSIIKADIGSVGGHAVTHQKLKDKCNEYLSNAKEEGLLTDFYITNCGDDIDMIMTHTNGTDNEEVHKLAFDTFMAGAEVAKGLKLYGAGQDLLSDTFSGNIKGMGPGSAEMEFKERGSDPVFAYCCDKTEPGAFNLPLFRMFADPFNTAGLVIDPSLHGGFDFEVYDVIENRKVVMSCPDEMYDLLALIGSTGRYVIKRIFRRSDNEIAAAVSTDKLNLMAGKYIGKDDPVAIVRSQSGFPAGGETSEPFAFPHLVSGWMRGSHNGPLMPVSQADARPVRFDGPPRVIGLGFQVSEAKLIGPVDMFADPAFDDARNTATKVANYMRRHGPFEPHRLPADEMEYTSLPGVLEKLEDRFEDM, from the coding sequence ATGAAAACAACTGTAAGTATAATTAAAGCAGATATTGGTAGTGTTGGTGGACACGCAGTAACACACCAAAAATTAAAAGATAAATGTAACGAATACTTATCCAATGCAAAAGAAGAAGGATTATTAACTGATTTTTATATAACCAATTGTGGTGACGATATAGATATGATCATGACTCACACAAACGGTACCGATAACGAAGAAGTACACAAATTAGCATTTGATACTTTTATGGCTGGAGCAGAAGTTGCAAAAGGACTTAAATTATACGGTGCAGGTCAAGATTTATTATCTGATACATTTAGTGGAAACATAAAAGGTATGGGTCCAGGTAGTGCAGAAATGGAATTTAAAGAAAGAGGTTCTGATCCTGTATTTGCATATTGTTGTGACAAAACAGAACCAGGAGCATTTAACTTACCATTATTTAGAATGTTTGCAGACCCATTCAACACTGCAGGATTAGTAATTGACCCATCATTACATGGTGGATTTGACTTTGAAGTTTATGATGTAATAGAAAATAGAAAAGTTGTAATGTCCTGTCCTGATGAAATGTATGATTTATTAGCATTAATTGGTTCAACTGGAAGATACGTAATAAAAAGAATCTTCAGAAGATCTGATAATGAAATAGCAGCAGCAGTAAGTACAGATAAATTAAACTTAATGGCTGGAAAATACATAGGAAAAGATGACCCAGTTGCAATAGTAAGATCACAATCAGGATTCCCTGCAGGTGGAGAAACTTCCGAACCTTTCGCATTCCCTCACTTAGTAAGTGGATGGATGAGAGGATCACATAACGGACCTTTAATGCCAGTATCCCAAGCAGATGCAAGACCTGTAAGATTTGACGGACCTCCTCGTGTAATAGGACTCGGTTTCCAAGTAAGTGAAGCAAAATTAATTGGTCCTGTAGATATGTTTGCAGATCCAGCATTTGATGATGCAAGAAACACAGCAACAAAAGTTGCAAATTACATGAGAAGACATGGACCATTTGAACCTCACAGATTACCTGCAGATGAAATGGAATACACAAGTCTTCCAGGCGTACTTGAAAAACTCGAAGATAGATTTGAAGATATGTAA
- a CDS encoding DUF3100 domain-containing protein: protein MVNEKNSDNYQELTEARKDYKLHLTILVCIVIAEYIGMLTVNLYGITIVFMPLLYSLVLAIALYLAKPVKWITDKQSNKASTIMMLLIGPLLAKLAIASGQNIQIIFNAGPAILLQEIGNLGTIFAALPVALLLGFKRESIGMTSSICREPQMAVVIDTFGFNSPETKGFFTVFLIGTVLGTPFISLLASVLAHVIPLHPYAYGMACGIGSASMNAAAVASLCAIFPSATVQLEAFSGMANLLSMVTGMYVYILVAIPLTEWLYRKLEPVISRILFKKENKKIKD from the coding sequence ATGGTCAATGAAAAAAACTCTGATAATTATCAAGAGTTGACTGAAGCCCGAAAGGATTATAAATTACATCTGACTATTTTAGTATGTATAGTGATAGCTGAATATATTGGCATGCTAACAGTAAATCTCTATGGAATTACAATAGTATTCATGCCATTATTATATTCATTGGTTTTAGCAATTGCACTCTATTTAGCAAAACCTGTTAAATGGATTACAGATAAACAATCAAATAAAGCTAGTACAATTATGATGCTCTTAATTGGTCCATTACTAGCTAAACTAGCAATTGCAAGTGGACAAAATATTCAGATTATTTTTAATGCTGGACCTGCAATTCTTTTACAAGAGATAGGAAACTTGGGAACAATATTTGCAGCATTACCTGTAGCATTGTTACTTGGTTTTAAACGTGAATCTATTGGAATGACAAGTTCTATATGTAGAGAGCCACAGATGGCTGTTGTTATAGATACCTTTGGATTTAATTCACCAGAAACAAAAGGATTTTTCACAGTATTTCTTATAGGTACTGTTTTAGGAACACCATTTATTAGTTTACTAGCAAGTGTATTGGCACATGTTATTCCATTACACCCATATGCTTATGGAATGGCATGTGGTATTGGTAGTGCAAGTATGAATGCAGCAGCAGTAGCATCGTTGTGTGCTATTTTCCCTTCAGCAACAGTTCAACTAGAAGCATTTAGTGGAATGGCAAATCTGCTTTCAATGGTTACAGGTATGTATGTTTATATATTAGTAGCTATTCCATTAACAGAATGGTTATATCGTAAACTTGAACCAGTGATTAGTCGAATTTTATTTAAAAAAGAAAATAAAAAAATAAAGGATTGA
- a CDS encoding HEAT repeat domain-containing protein, protein MSAEDVRNAIKDLNDLDSFVKLEAENIIASNMPDEIDVLHEEIVKPYYHKDIKLEMVEILKGLKDPRSIEIFAELLHDQNKWVRRQSSSALADYGEEAIDTLLKLVDDENWRARGGAVWALGKIAKPETIDVFVKASKDERSFVRSGSVFGLGNIGGQKAIDTLKELVSTDDSGYVKANAMTFLDKLEK, encoded by the coding sequence ATGAGTGCAGAAGATGTAAGAAATGCAATTAAAGATCTTAATGATTTAGATAGTTTTGTTAAATTAGAAGCTGAGAATATAATAGCTTCAAATATGCCAGATGAAATTGATGTATTACATGAAGAAATAGTAAAACCATATTATCATAAAGATATTAAATTAGAAATGGTTGAAATTTTAAAAGGACTTAAAGATCCTAGATCTATTGAGATTTTTGCAGAGTTATTACATGACCAGAATAAATGGGTTAGAAGACAATCAAGTAGTGCTCTTGCAGATTATGGTGAAGAAGCTATTGACACTTTACTTAAATTAGTTGATGATGAAAATTGGAGGGCTCGTGGAGGAGCAGTTTGGGCTTTAGGTAAAATTGCTAAACCTGAAACTATTGACGTGTTTGTTAAAGCATCAAAAGATGAACGTAGTTTTGTTCGTTCTGGTTCTGTTTTTGGTTTAGGTAATATTGGTGGCCAAAAAGCTATTGATACTCTTAAGGAATTAGTTTCTACAGATGATAGTGGATATGTCAAGGCAAATGCAATGACCTTTTTAGATAAATTAGAAAAATAA
- a CDS encoding DUF3100 domain-containing protein, producing MFNKKIIESSRELLDYKLHITVLICVLISQAIGTVTITITSGFKIIILPLIFSLILVTILYLEKYVTWITKKQSKTCGKIMLIIIGPLIAKLAITSGQNIDLLVKTGIAIFLEELGDIGSIFIALPVALLLGFKRESIGMTSSICREPQMAVIIDKYGLSSDEVKGFMIVYLIGIILGTIFISIIASFSYLIPLHPYAYALACGVGSTSMNVAAVSSLITLHPDLSNQLLAFSGISNLISLILGVYVYILVSLPLTEKLYAYIEPIVSKYIFKR from the coding sequence ATGTTTAATAAAAAGATTATAGAATCATCAAGGGAACTTCTTGATTATAAACTACACATCACAGTACTAATTTGTGTTTTAATATCTCAAGCTATTGGAACAGTTACTATAACAATAACTTCAGGATTTAAAATTATAATTCTACCTTTAATATTTTCATTAATACTAGTTACAATTTTATATTTAGAAAAATATGTTACATGGATTACTAAAAAACAATCAAAAACTTGTGGAAAAATAATGTTAATTATTATTGGACCATTAATTGCAAAATTAGCAATAACAAGTGGACAAAATATTGATTTATTAGTAAAAACAGGAATAGCCATATTTCTTGAAGAATTAGGTGATATAGGATCAATATTTATAGCATTACCTGTAGCATTGTTACTTGGTTTTAAACGTGAATCTATTGGAATGACAAGTTCCATATGTAGAGAGCCACAAATGGCAGTTATAATAGATAAATATGGTCTTTCTTCAGATGAAGTTAAGGGATTTATGATAGTATATCTTATTGGAATAATACTTGGAACAATTTTTATAAGTATAATTGCAAGTTTTTCATATTTAATTCCACTACATCCATATGCATATGCTTTAGCATGTGGAGTAGGAAGTACAAGTATGAATGTAGCAGCAGTATCATCTCTTATAACTCTTCATCCTGATTTATCAAATCAGTTATTAGCATTTAGTGGAATATCTAATTTAATTTCATTAATACTAGGGGTATATGTGTATATACTCGTATCATTACCATTAACAGAGAAATTATATGCTTATATAGAACCTATTGTAAGTAAATATATTTTTAAACGTTAA